A genomic stretch from Flavobacterium humidisoli includes:
- a CDS encoding UDP-3-O-(3-hydroxymyristoyl)glucosamine N-acyltransferase, with the protein MKFPKSHSLQEIANLLNCKFIGDKDFQVLGMNEIHVVEPGDIVFVDHPKYYDKALQSAATIVLINKEVECPEGKALLISDDPFRDFNILTKHFKPFQFANVAIAASAEIGEGTVIQPNTFVGNHVKIGKNCLIHSNVSIYDYTVIGDNVIIHAGTILGADAFYYKKRPEGFDQLVSGGRVVIEDNVGIGALCTIDKGVTGDTTIGAGTKLDNQVHVGHDTVIGKKCLIASQTGIAGCVIIEDEVTMWGQVGTTSGITIGAKAVVMGQTGVTKSVEGGKSYFGTPIEESREKLKQLANIKKIPEILNKLK; encoded by the coding sequence ATGAAATTTCCAAAGAGTCATTCTTTACAAGAAATTGCCAATTTGCTTAACTGCAAATTTATTGGAGACAAAGACTTTCAAGTTTTAGGCATGAACGAGATACACGTTGTAGAGCCTGGAGATATTGTTTTTGTGGACCATCCAAAATACTACGATAAAGCTTTACAATCGGCTGCGACCATTGTTTTGATAAACAAAGAAGTAGAATGCCCAGAAGGTAAAGCGCTTTTAATCTCAGATGACCCTTTTAGAGATTTTAATATTCTTACCAAGCATTTTAAGCCTTTTCAGTTTGCTAATGTCGCTATTGCAGCATCTGCAGAAATAGGAGAGGGAACTGTAATTCAGCCTAATACATTTGTTGGGAACCATGTGAAAATTGGAAAAAATTGTCTAATACATTCTAATGTTTCTATTTACGATTATACTGTAATTGGGGATAATGTAATCATACATGCAGGAACTATTTTAGGGGCCGATGCTTTTTATTATAAAAAACGTCCAGAAGGTTTTGATCAGTTAGTTTCAGGTGGAAGAGTTGTTATTGAAGATAATGTTGGTATTGGAGCTTTGTGCACAATCGATAAAGGTGTTACAGGTGATACAACAATTGGAGCTGGGACAAAACTAGATAATCAAGTACATGTTGGACATGATACTGTCATCGGAAAAAAATGTTTAATTGCCTCACAAACTGGTATTGCTGGTTGTGTTATTATTGAAGATGAAGTAACAATGTGGGGACAAGTTGGAACCACAAGCGGTATTACAATTGGTGCAAAAGCCGTTGTAATGGGGCAAACGGGTGTGACTAAATCAGTTGAAGGTGGAAAATCGTATTTTGGTACTCCAATTGAAGAGTCTAGAGAAAAATTGAAACAATTAGCCAATATTAAGAAGATTCCTGAAATTTTAAATAAATTGAAGTAA
- a CDS encoding nuclear transport factor 2 family protein, protein MSIKEFVQKFYKSDALIDSEILKTYLHPDVMLEWNSSKGFIQMDYDSIVEMANELSRAYVRSKVRISHIISEDDLVSVRYSHFVKTIENPREEMLLAHFATIWQIKDDKLYRGYQMSQFS, encoded by the coding sequence ATGTCTATTAAAGAATTTGTTCAGAAATTTTACAAGTCAGATGCCTTAATTGATAGCGAAATTTTAAAAACTTATCTGCATCCTGATGTTATGCTTGAATGGAACAGCAGTAAAGGTTTTATTCAAATGGATTATGATTCGATAGTTGAAATGGCCAATGAGCTTAGCCGTGCCTATGTACGCTCTAAAGTTAGAATTAGCCATATTATTAGCGAAGATGATTTAGTATCAGTGCGTTACTCTCATTTTGTTAAAACAATCGAGAATCCGAGAGAAGAAATGCTTTTAGCACATTTTGCAACCATTTGGCAGATAAAAGATGATAAACTTTATAGAGGTTATCAAATGAGTCAATTTTCTTAA
- the sucD gene encoding succinate--CoA ligase subunit alpha: protein MSVLVNKDSKIIVQGFTGSEGTFHASQMIEYGTNVVGGVTPGKGGTSHLDRPVFNTVKDAVDQAGADTSIIFVPPAFAADAIMEAADAGIKVIIAITEGIPVADMIKANNYVKERNSRLIGPNCPGVITPGEAKVGIMPGFVFKKGTVGIVSKSGTLTYEAADQVVKQGLGITTAIGIGGDPIIGTTTKEAVELLMNDPETEAIIMIGEIGGQLEADAARWVKADGNRKPVIGFIAGETAPAGRTMGHAGAIVGGSDDTAAAKKQIMRDNGIHVVDSPAEIGKKVKEVLG, encoded by the coding sequence ATGAGTGTTTTAGTTAATAAAGATTCCAAAATAATTGTTCAGGGATTTACAGGGAGCGAAGGTACTTTCCATGCTTCTCAAATGATTGAGTACGGTACTAATGTTGTTGGAGGTGTTACTCCAGGAAAAGGTGGTACTAGCCATTTAGATCGTCCAGTTTTTAATACAGTAAAAGATGCTGTTGATCAAGCTGGTGCTGATACTTCTATCATTTTTGTTCCGCCAGCTTTTGCTGCTGATGCAATTATGGAAGCTGCTGATGCTGGAATTAAAGTAATTATTGCTATTACAGAAGGAATTCCTGTAGCAGATATGATTAAAGCAAATAATTATGTTAAAGAAAGAAATTCAAGATTAATTGGTCCAAACTGTCCAGGTGTAATTACTCCAGGTGAAGCTAAAGTTGGTATTATGCCAGGTTTCGTTTTCAAAAAAGGAACAGTTGGTATCGTTTCTAAATCAGGAACTTTAACTTATGAGGCTGCTGACCAAGTTGTAAAACAAGGTTTAGGAATCACTACAGCTATCGGAATTGGTGGAGATCCAATTATTGGAACTACAACTAAAGAGGCTGTTGAATTATTAATGAATGATCCAGAAACTGAAGCAATCATTATGATTGGTGAAATTGGAGGTCAATTAGAGGCTGATGCTGCAAGATGGGTAAAAGCTGATGGTAACCGTAAACCAGTTATTGGATTTATCGCTGGAGAAACTGCTCCTGCTGGTAGAACAATGGGTCACGCAGGTGCTATCGTTGGAGGTTCTGATGATACAGCTGCAGCTAAAAAACAAATTATGAGAGACAACGGAATTCACGTTGTTGATTCACCAGCTGAAATTGGTAAAAAAGTAAAAGAAGTACTTGGATAA
- a CDS encoding RNA polymerase sigma factor yields MSQILKNKVLDDFILWNNLKNGNEKSFSLLFEKYYRDLINYGNSLCPFEEKVQDCIQDVFADIWLYRNSLQDNVIVKAYLLSSVRKRIARLHERDHVFRKTTTTDVLEFLFDFSIENDLVEDEVTAERVLYLNKLLNDLPGRQKEALYLRYHQGLSVDQIADLLDVNYQSASNLLHRGLLSLRKEWKGSIPLLVLISSGVF; encoded by the coding sequence ATGAGCCAAATTTTAAAGAACAAGGTTTTAGATGATTTCATTCTATGGAATAATTTAAAAAACGGGAACGAAAAATCGTTCTCTTTACTTTTTGAGAAATATTACAGAGACTTAATCAATTATGGTAACTCACTTTGTCCATTTGAAGAAAAAGTTCAAGATTGTATTCAAGATGTTTTTGCCGATATCTGGCTTTATCGTAATTCTTTGCAAGATAATGTGATTGTTAAGGCGTATTTGCTTTCTAGTGTTAGAAAAAGAATTGCGAGATTGCATGAAAGAGATCATGTATTTAGAAAAACAACAACGACCGATGTTTTAGAGTTTCTTTTCGACTTTTCTATTGAGAACGATTTGGTTGAGGACGAAGTAACAGCCGAACGTGTTCTGTATTTGAATAAATTATTAAATGATTTGCCTGGCCGTCAGAAAGAAGCTTTGTATTTGCGTTATCATCAAGGATTAAGCGTAGATCAAATAGCTGATTTACTAGACGTAAACTATCAGTCAGCCAGTAATCTTTTGCATCGTGGTTTATTAAGTCTTCGCAAAGAATGGAAAGGTAGTATTCCGCTTTTAGTCCTTATATCTTCAGGGGTTTTTTAA
- a CDS encoding FecR family protein: MQKRNNYIEIEDFLADESFQLWILSKVDEQGWEEWTLENLQRAKLVEDARLALLAMRVPESKLSSNEVHEALQQTWRKIEQREELSQQTSKIKKLKAQRYWISGAAAAILVGIFSVWFFRTELTANDNVVTYNELVQENDEGLVEQTNNTEKSQTITLSDGSSVLLQPNSKLSYPKIFTGNKRKVYLSGEGFFEISKNPKKPFFVYANEIVTRVVGTSFRIKAYPDQQNVEVLVRTGKVKVRSNDLVRNNENKEIVLLPNQALRFARKELVFNKITNITQDPILVSSIRNIEQLSFEFTDIPVAQILETIEQAYLVDIDFPHDKLKDCRLTTSLSDQPLAEKLKIICKSIGNDTNYEMNGNQIVITTSGCN, translated from the coding sequence ATGCAAAAACGTAATAATTATATTGAAATAGAAGATTTCTTAGCTGATGAATCTTTTCAATTATGGATTTTATCTAAAGTTGATGAACAAGGCTGGGAGGAATGGACTTTAGAAAATCTTCAAAGAGCCAAACTCGTCGAAGATGCAAGACTTGCATTGTTGGCAATGCGAGTTCCAGAATCTAAGTTGTCTTCGAATGAAGTTCACGAAGCCTTACAGCAAACTTGGCGAAAAATTGAACAAAGAGAAGAACTTTCTCAGCAAACTTCAAAAATTAAAAAATTAAAAGCACAGAGATACTGGATTAGCGGTGCTGCTGCAGCTATTCTAGTTGGCATTTTCTCTGTATGGTTTTTTAGAACTGAATTGACTGCAAATGATAATGTAGTTACTTACAACGAACTGGTTCAGGAAAATGATGAAGGTTTGGTAGAACAAACCAACAATACTGAAAAATCTCAGACCATTACTTTATCTGATGGAAGTTCCGTCTTATTACAGCCTAATAGTAAATTAAGTTACCCTAAAATCTTTACCGGAAACAAAAGAAAGGTGTATTTATCCGGCGAAGGTTTCTTTGAAATTAGTAAAAATCCTAAAAAGCCTTTTTTTGTTTATGCTAACGAAATTGTGACTCGCGTTGTGGGTACAAGTTTTCGAATAAAAGCTTATCCAGATCAGCAAAATGTTGAAGTTCTTGTTCGCACCGGTAAAGTTAAGGTAAGGTCTAATGATTTAGTTCGAAATAACGAAAACAAAGAAATTGTCCTGCTTCCTAACCAGGCACTTCGATTTGCTCGTAAAGAATTGGTGTTTAATAAAATAACCAATATTACACAAGATCCGATTCTAGTAAGCAGCATTAGAAACATCGAGCAATTAAGTTTTGAATTTACTGATATTCCTGTGGCACAAATTCTTGAAACTATAGAGCAGGCTTATTTAGTAGATATTGATTTCCCTCACGATAAATTGAAAGACTGCCGATTAACGACCTCATTAAGCGATCAGCCTTTGGCCGAAAAGCTGAAAATAATCTGCAAAAGCATCGGCAATGATACCAATTATGAAATGAATGGAAATCAGATTGTAATTACGACTTCTGGCTGTAACTAG
- a CDS encoding SusC/RagA family TonB-linked outer membrane protein: protein MKKPVVKQRLLHQIMKITLFQFVLALVFSSVTLANNVNGQKKLDTKVTITVYNLTLDNALSKIEKSAHVKFSYNSRLPQLGEKVSIEANQETLSSLLSRILVPFNITFSEVSNQIVLQKNTINTFSYGNNHDSLFEILTFGPIIKGKVTDQSGSPLPGATVMAKGTKTAVLTDFDGNFTIEMPANVDRLVISYVGMETKEIGIDNTSPTVVLTEAGQNLKEVVVTTGYEKTSKRTFTGAISKISGTELKIDGVVDVSRMIEGKAAGVTVQNVTGTFGTAPKITVRGSSSIFGDTKPLWVIDGVVQEDIINMSFADLASGNSETLLSSSVAGLSANDIQSIEILKDASATSIYGSRSLNGVVVVTTKQGRRDSPLKISYGLEQTVRTVPNYSQFDILNSQESMSIFKEMEAKGYLDLPTTVNGRYGGAYNILGRAINTYNPETGTYLVNNDPVSRNNFLKKYEQANTDWFSVLFRPSITQNHSLSFSGGGKNNTFYASLGYYTDPGWTIADDVKQISSNIKGTFYVNDKLNITLSTLASIRDQGAPGSYESEKDVVFGKVTRDFDINPFNYVLNTSRTLRPYDDNGNLEYYRNNWAKMNIVNELANNYMEIEVKDIRFQLDLDYKINPHLTYNLTGSARYANTSREHKILEGSNVVGAYRAGTAIGEDGVNTLVRDQNIFLYQDPNDLTAPKESVLPNGGFLRKFTNDMTSYNLRNSVSYRNIFSDKHELEGLFGTEMRVVDRTSDQFTAAGLQYDRGLTAFTDPRIIEKIINAGDSYYGFNEEKERTVGFFGKVGYTYDRRYTASVTGRYDGSNRQGDSDSSRWLPTYTFSGKWNVAEESFMKDVQSVNTLALRASYGLTATAGPATNSLAIYKSAITDRFGLDDRESGIRIEELQNGNLTWEKQFETNIGLDLGMFNNRVQLTTDVYRRKAFDLVDYVITSGIGGQRIRQGNNADMETKGLEVGITTKNINGKDFKWSTNLNFSVYHQEITKLQNTPTAFDLVDSNGGNTVGHPRNSLYSYQFTGLNNQGLPTFILQDGAENNITDANFQDNLNVTKYLKYEGSIEPNKSFGFANTFTYKNLSLYVFFVGSGGNKVRLNPVYDSTYDDLTVFTKDFTNRWINPGDENYTNVPVIADRRLNANYGGDRTLARAYNTYNYSDVRIADGDFVRLKNISLSWEFPADFKKKIGVSTFTLKGSAVNPWLVYSDKRLNGQDPEFRNSGGVAFPVTTQYTFTLNLSL from the coding sequence ATGAAAAAACCTGTTGTCAAGCAACGATTACTTCACCAAATCATGAAAATAACGCTGTTTCAGTTTGTGTTAGCGCTTGTGTTTTCAAGCGTTACTCTCGCAAATAATGTAAATGGGCAGAAAAAATTAGATACTAAAGTTACTATTACAGTTTATAATCTAACTTTAGACAATGCTTTATCAAAAATCGAAAAGTCTGCTCATGTAAAATTTTCCTATAATTCAAGACTTCCTCAACTAGGAGAGAAGGTTAGTATAGAAGCAAACCAAGAAACTCTGTCAAGTTTACTTAGCAGAATATTGGTTCCTTTTAATATTACTTTTTCTGAAGTAAGCAATCAGATTGTTCTTCAAAAGAATACGATTAATACTTTTTCTTATGGAAACAATCATGATTCTTTGTTTGAGATTTTAACTTTTGGCCCTATTATTAAAGGAAAAGTTACAGACCAGTCAGGAAGTCCGCTACCTGGTGCTACTGTAATGGCAAAAGGCACAAAAACAGCTGTATTAACAGATTTTGACGGAAATTTCACGATCGAAATGCCTGCAAACGTAGACCGTTTGGTTATTTCTTATGTTGGTATGGAAACAAAAGAAATAGGAATTGATAATACTTCTCCAACGGTTGTTTTAACTGAAGCTGGTCAGAACCTAAAAGAGGTTGTGGTTACCACTGGATACGAGAAAACTTCAAAAAGAACATTTACAGGAGCTATTAGTAAAATTTCTGGCACTGAATTAAAAATAGATGGTGTAGTTGACGTAAGCCGAATGATCGAAGGTAAAGCGGCTGGAGTTACCGTACAGAATGTTACAGGAACTTTTGGTACAGCTCCTAAAATTACCGTTCGTGGATCTTCTTCAATTTTTGGAGATACAAAACCATTATGGGTTATTGATGGTGTTGTTCAAGAAGATATTATCAATATGTCTTTTGCAGATTTGGCATCTGGAAATTCAGAGACCTTATTAAGTTCATCTGTAGCAGGCTTAAGTGCAAACGATATTCAAAGTATTGAAATTCTTAAAGATGCATCGGCTACGTCAATTTATGGTTCAAGATCATTAAACGGGGTTGTGGTTGTAACAACAAAGCAAGGGCGTAGAGATTCTCCATTAAAAATTAGCTACGGATTGGAGCAGACTGTAAGAACAGTTCCGAATTATAGCCAATTTGATATTCTAAATTCTCAGGAATCGATGAGTATTTTTAAAGAAATGGAAGCTAAAGGTTATTTGGACTTGCCAACTACTGTAAACGGAAGATATGGAGGTGCTTATAATATTTTAGGAAGAGCTATAAATACCTATAATCCTGAAACTGGAACTTATTTGGTTAATAATGATCCTGTTAGCCGTAATAATTTTTTGAAAAAGTACGAACAGGCCAATACAGATTGGTTTAGCGTTTTGTTTAGACCATCTATTACGCAAAATCACTCTTTGAGTTTTTCTGGTGGAGGTAAAAACAATACGTTTTATGCTTCATTGGGATATTATACAGATCCAGGATGGACTATTGCTGATGATGTAAAACAAATCTCTAGTAACATTAAAGGTACTTTTTATGTAAACGATAAGTTGAATATAACCTTATCTACATTGGCTTCTATTAGAGATCAAGGCGCTCCAGGAAGTTACGAAAGTGAAAAAGATGTTGTATTCGGAAAAGTAACCCGTGATTTTGATATCAATCCTTTTAATTATGTGTTAAACACAAGTAGAACTTTACGTCCGTATGACGATAATGGAAATTTGGAATACTACCGAAACAACTGGGCTAAAATGAATATCGTAAACGAATTGGCCAACAATTATATGGAAATTGAGGTTAAGGATATTCGTTTTCAATTGGATTTAGATTATAAGATTAATCCGCATTTAACTTATAATTTAACAGGTTCAGCTCGTTATGCAAATACAAGTCGTGAGCATAAAATTTTAGAAGGTTCAAACGTTGTTGGGGCATACAGAGCAGGAACAGCAATTGGCGAAGATGGGGTAAACACATTAGTTAGAGATCAAAATATCTTTTTATACCAAGATCCAAACGATCTGACAGCTCCAAAAGAATCAGTCTTGCCAAATGGAGGATTCTTAAGAAAGTTTACAAACGACATGACATCTTACAATTTAAGAAATAGTGTTAGCTATAGAAATATATTTAGCGATAAGCACGAACTAGAAGGTTTGTTTGGGACTGAAATGAGAGTTGTCGATAGAACTAGTGATCAATTTACGGCTGCAGGTTTGCAATACGATAGAGGTTTAACTGCTTTTACAGATCCGAGAATTATTGAGAAAATAATTAATGCTGGAGATTCATACTACGGTTTTAATGAAGAAAAAGAAAGAACGGTAGGTTTCTTTGGTAAAGTAGGTTATACTTATGATAGACGTTATACTGCTTCTGTTACAGGACGTTATGATGGGTCTAATAGACAAGGAGATAGCGATTCATCAAGATGGCTGCCAACTTATACTTTTAGTGGAAAATGGAATGTGGCTGAAGAAAGCTTCATGAAAGATGTTCAATCAGTTAATACTTTAGCATTAAGAGCCTCATATGGTTTAACAGCTACTGCGGGACCTGCAACAAACTCTTTGGCAATTTACAAAAGCGCCATTACAGATCGTTTCGGACTTGATGATAGAGAATCAGGAATTAGAATTGAAGAGTTGCAAAACGGAAATTTAACTTGGGAAAAACAGTTTGAAACTAATATCGGACTTGATCTTGGAATGTTTAATAACAGAGTGCAGCTTACAACAGACGTTTACCGTCGTAAAGCTTTTGATCTTGTAGATTATGTAATTACTTCTGGTATTGGAGGTCAAAGAATTAGACAAGGTAACAATGCCGATATGGAGACTAAAGGTTTGGAGGTTGGTATTACAACTAAAAATATTAATGGTAAAGATTTTAAATGGTCAACAAATCTTAATTTTTCTGTTTATCATCAAGAGATTACAAAATTGCAGAACACGCCAACGGCATTCGATTTAGTTGATTCAAACGGAGGAAATACAGTTGGACACCCAAGAAATTCATTATACTCATACCAATTTACAGGTTTAAACAACCAAGGTCTTCCTACGTTTATATTGCAAGACGGAGCAGAGAATAATATTACAGATGCTAATTTTCAGGATAATTTAAATGTTACTAAATATTTGAAATATGAAGGGTCAATCGAGCCTAATAAATCATTTGGTTTTGCCAATACATTTACCTACAAAAACTTGTCTCTGTACGTATTCTTTGTAGGTTCAGGAGGAAATAAAGTTCGTTTAAATCCTGTATACGATAGTACTTATGATGATTTAACTGTATTTACAAAAGACTTTACAAACCGTTGGATTAATCCTGGTGATGAAAATTATACAAATGTGCCAGTTATTGCAGACAGACGTTTAAATGCTAATTATGGCGGAGACCGTACATTGGCAAGAGCTTATAATACCTATAATTATTCTGATGTTCGTATTGCAGATGGAGATTTTGTCCGATTAAAAAATATCTCATTAAGCTGGGAATTTCCTGCTGATTTTAAAAAGAAAATCGGTGTGAGCACTTTTACATTAAAAGGCTCAGCGGTAAATCCTTGGTTAGTTTATTCTGACAAAAGATTAAATGGACAAGATCCTGAGTTTCGTAATTCTGGAGGAGTTGCTTTTCCTGTAACAACTCAATACACATTTACTTTAAACCTTTCATTATAA